One Equus caballus isolate H_3958 breed thoroughbred chromosome 14, TB-T2T, whole genome shotgun sequence DNA segment encodes these proteins:
- the OR2AI1 gene encoding olfactory receptor family 2 subfamily AI member 1, with amino-acid sequence MMEINDSSGDDFTLVGFSEYPQAEFILSLFVSGFYAMTLTGNVAIILVSLLDSRLHTPMYFFLRNLSFLDMCFTTCIVPEMLANMWKGSKKISYIGCVVQYSVALALGSTECVLLDVMAVDRYVAVCWPLRYATIMHQQICHLLATMSWLSGFVNSLFQSSLAVVLPLCGHRHVDHFLCEVLVIIKLSCVDTGPTELKMLIARLIILTVPVCIILTSYACIARAVVRMHSAEGRQKAFGTCASHLIVVSLFYGTIMFMYLQPKSNYSQNQGKVFALVYTIVAPTLNPLIYTLRNKDVKRAIRKVVWKDSV; translated from the coding sequence ATGATGGAAATAAATGACAGCTCAGGGGACGACTTCACCTTAGTCGGCTTCTCAGAATATCCCCAGGCTGAGttcatcctttctctctttgtctctggatTCTACGCCATGACACTCACAGGCAATGTGGCCATAATCTTGGTCTCCCTCCTGGATAGCCGGCTCCACACCCCAATGTACTTCTTTCTCCGAAACCTCTCATTTCTGGACATGTGTTTCACTACCTGCATTGTCCCTGAGATGCTGGCAAACATGTGGAAAGGCAGTAAGAAGATCAGCTACATAGGCTGCGTGGTTCAGTATTCTGTGGCCTTGGCTCTTGGCTCCACAGAGTGTGTGCTTCTTGATGTCATGGCTGTTGACCGTTATGTTGCTGTCTGCTGGCCCCTCCGCTATGCTACAATCATGCATCAACAGATCTGCCACCTTCTTGCAACTATGTCCTGGCTTTCAGGTTTTGTCAACTCACTCTTTCAGTCTTCACTGGCTGTTGTCTTGCCTCTATGTGGCCACCGCCATGTGGACCATTTCCTTTGTGAGGTGCTGGTCATTATCAAGCTCTCCTGTGTAGATACTGGTCCAACTGAGTTGAAGATGTTAATTGCTCGCCTGATCATTCTTACTGTTCCAGTCTGCATCATCCTTACCTCCTATGCCTGCATCGccagggctgtggtgaggatgcACTCTGCTGAAGGACGACAGAAAGCCTTTGGGACTTGTGCATCCCACCTGATTGTGGTCTCACTGTTCTATGGAACCATCATGTTCATGTACCTTCAGCCTAAGAGTAACTACTCTCAGAACCAGGGGAAGGTCTTTGCCCTTGTTTATACCATTGTTGCCCCTACCCTGAACCCACTAATTTATACGCTGAGGAACAAAGATGTAAAGAGGGCAATTAGAAAAGTGGTCTGGAAGGACTCTGTTTAA